A single window of Nicotiana sylvestris chromosome 5, ASM39365v2, whole genome shotgun sequence DNA harbors:
- the LOC104212864 gene encoding 2,3-bisphosphoglycerate-dependent phosphoglycerate mutase 1-like isoform X1, whose translation MSIHFPFVMLSWDNCKVNMVASGGYHQAIHFISCNTCASNEGFRNFLVTSSYGGLKMKPVLRKGSCNLGHSVKCIGHSPNSSLCAIKPIFSSLSSTKDSRRSAPESYLILIRHGESMWNEKNLFTGCVDVPLTNKGVEEAIEAGKRIRHLPIDVVYISALIRSQMTAMLALTEHHCKKVPIIIHNETEQAKLWSQIYSEGTEMQSVPVIKAWQLNERMYGELQGYNKQETAERCGKEQVYKWRRSYDAQPPNGESLEMCLRRAVTYFKEQVEPQLSGGKNVMVVAHANSLRSILMYLDKLTAEEVIHLELSTGVPMLYIYKGNQFIRRGSPLGSMEAGVYAYTESLALYKQNLLDEVSL comes from the exons ATGTCTATTCATTTTCCTTTTGTGATGCTTAGTTGGGATAACTGCAAAGTCAATATGGTTGCTTCTGGTGGTTATCACCAAGCAATACACTTCATAAGTTGCAACACTTGTGCTTCTAATGAGGGCTTTAGGAACTTCTTGGTTACATCTTCATATGGGGGTCTTAAAATGAAACCAGTTTTAAGAAAAGGAAGTTGCAATTTGGGGCACTCTGTAAAATGCATAGGGCATTCACCAAATTCATCTTTATGTGCTATTAAGCCAATTTTCTCCTCCTTGTCAAGTACCAAAGATTCACGGAGATCAGCAC CTGAATCATACTTAATCTTAATACGGCATGGAGAATCGATGTGGAATGAGAAGAACCTGTTCACTGGTTGTGTAGATGTGCCACTAACCAATAAAGGAGTAGAAGAAGCAATTGAAGCCGGTAAGAGAATCAGACACCTACCCATTGATGTTGTCTACATCTCTGCATTGATTCGTTCTCAGATGACTGCCATGCTTGCTTTAACAGAGCACCACTGCAAGAAG GTGCCCATTATTATACACAATGAGACTGAACAAGCCAAATTATGGAGTCAAATTTATAGTGAAGGCACCGAGATGCAATCTGTTCCTGTTATTAAAGCATGGCAACTGAATGAAAGAAT GTACGGGGAACTTCAAGGATATAATAAGCAGGAAACAGCTGAAAGATGCGGGAAAGAGCAAGTCTATAAATGGCGCCGAAGCTATGATGCTCAGCCACCCAACGGTGAGAGCTTGGAAATGTGCCTGCGAAGAGCTGTTACCTATTTCAAAGAGCAA GTTGAACCCCAACTTTCCGGTGGAAAGAATGTGATGGTAGTAGCTCATGCAAATTCATTGAGGTCCATCCTAATGTATCTTGATAAATTGACTGCTGAGGAG GTCATCCACTTAGAACTCTCAACTGGAGTACCAATGCTTTACATATACAAAGGGAATCAGTTCATCAGGAGGGGAAGTCCCTTGGGATCTATGGAGGCCGGAGTTTATGCTTATACAGAG AGCTTGGCCTTGTACAAGCAAAATCTGCTAGATGAAGTGTCTTTGTAA
- the LOC104239358 gene encoding uncharacterized protein: protein MDSTRNDCKPVAVLPEDNASLLSEVLPSAEVIENVPLPDADIGAGGPSAEVLGTMRRDEPSSSQPADVPISSTGERGKGLAEDGCETGSNLDPNEVRILSEGFTCFEVRLEGSSWTIVVPMDRDLLLNTEGVVPSLGPIFSDVEGRTLKTLDGVALSMGIADLTLRTIILEIETARRKERRKAIFKKMERKYHEYRSKHREICMQFGGSGNFQALQDELKEKYDELVKVIGKCSVLEGALREKEEELKVIKGVEAQCVDLQAQVISLRAELEKSLFKVDALGGELAGRTVDLEKSESDRLATLRQVEALEAVIRVLHIERVSDLETARFREEQLDERIGELEKEASVLNERVIALEAEKS, encoded by the exons ATGGACTCTACAAGGAATGATTGCAAGCCAGTTGCCGTCTTGCCTGAAGATAATGCAAGTCTTTTGTCTGAAGTCCTGCCGTCAGCAGAAGTCATAGAGAATGTGCCCCTTCCTGATGCTGACATTGGAGCTGGTGGACCGTCTGCGGAGGTTCTAGGTACTATGCGGCGAGATGAGCCATCCTCCTCGCAACCAGCTGATGTTCCCATCTCGTCTACTGGTGAAAGAGGTAAGGGGCTTGCTGAGGATGGTTGTGAGACGGGCTCCAATCTCGATCCTAATGAGGTTCGGATATTAAGCGAGGGGTTTACTTGCTTTGAAGTCAGGTTGGAAGGGTCCTCGTGGACCATCGTGGTTCCCATGGATCGGGACCTATTGTTGAACACAGAGGGCGTAGTTCCCTCCTTGGGTCCTATTTTCTCTGATGTGGAGGGCAGGACCCTCAAGACCTTGGACGGTGTCGCCCTATCAATGGGTATAGCCGACCTTACCCTTAGA ACCATTATCTTGGAGATCGAGACTGCTCGTCGGAAGGAGAGGCGTAAGGCCATTTTCAAGAAGATGGAACGAAAGTACCACGAGTACCGTAGTAAACACCGAGAGATTTGCATGCAATTTGGTGGTAGTGGTAACTTCCAAGCTCTCCAAGACGAGCTGAAGGAAAAATATGACGAGTTGGTGAAAGTCATCGGCAAGTGTAGTGTCCTCGAGGGAGCACTGAGAGAGaaagaggaagagctcaaggtgATCAAAGGGGTCGAGGCCCAATGTGTCGATCTCCAAGCCCAAGTGATCTCGTTGCGAGCAGAGCTTGAAAAAAGTCTATTTAAGGTGGATGCTTTGGGTGGTGAGCTCGCCGGGAGGACAGTGGACTTGGAGAAGTCAGAATCGGATCGGTTGGCGACTTTGAGGCAAGTGGAGGCATTAGAGGCCGTAATCCGCGTTCTTCATATAGAGCGGGTGAGTGACTTGGAGACGGCGAGGTTCAGAGAGGAGCAACTCGATGAGCGTATAGGGGAGTTAGAGAAGGAAGCTTCGGTCCTTAATGAACGAGTCATCGCCCTTGAGGCCGAGAAGTCCTAG
- the LOC104212864 gene encoding 2,3-bisphosphoglycerate-dependent phosphoglycerate mutase 1-like isoform X2 yields the protein MVASGGYHQAIHFISCNTCASNEGFRNFLVTSSYGGLKMKPVLRKGSCNLGHSVKCIGHSPNSSLCAIKPIFSSLSSTKDSRRSAPESYLILIRHGESMWNEKNLFTGCVDVPLTNKGVEEAIEAGKRIRHLPIDVVYISALIRSQMTAMLALTEHHCKKVPIIIHNETEQAKLWSQIYSEGTEMQSVPVIKAWQLNERMYGELQGYNKQETAERCGKEQVYKWRRSYDAQPPNGESLEMCLRRAVTYFKEQVEPQLSGGKNVMVVAHANSLRSILMYLDKLTAEEVIHLELSTGVPMLYIYKGNQFIRRGSPLGSMEAGVYAYTESLALYKQNLLDEVSL from the exons ATGGTTGCTTCTGGTGGTTATCACCAAGCAATACACTTCATAAGTTGCAACACTTGTGCTTCTAATGAGGGCTTTAGGAACTTCTTGGTTACATCTTCATATGGGGGTCTTAAAATGAAACCAGTTTTAAGAAAAGGAAGTTGCAATTTGGGGCACTCTGTAAAATGCATAGGGCATTCACCAAATTCATCTTTATGTGCTATTAAGCCAATTTTCTCCTCCTTGTCAAGTACCAAAGATTCACGGAGATCAGCAC CTGAATCATACTTAATCTTAATACGGCATGGAGAATCGATGTGGAATGAGAAGAACCTGTTCACTGGTTGTGTAGATGTGCCACTAACCAATAAAGGAGTAGAAGAAGCAATTGAAGCCGGTAAGAGAATCAGACACCTACCCATTGATGTTGTCTACATCTCTGCATTGATTCGTTCTCAGATGACTGCCATGCTTGCTTTAACAGAGCACCACTGCAAGAAG GTGCCCATTATTATACACAATGAGACTGAACAAGCCAAATTATGGAGTCAAATTTATAGTGAAGGCACCGAGATGCAATCTGTTCCTGTTATTAAAGCATGGCAACTGAATGAAAGAAT GTACGGGGAACTTCAAGGATATAATAAGCAGGAAACAGCTGAAAGATGCGGGAAAGAGCAAGTCTATAAATGGCGCCGAAGCTATGATGCTCAGCCACCCAACGGTGAGAGCTTGGAAATGTGCCTGCGAAGAGCTGTTACCTATTTCAAAGAGCAA GTTGAACCCCAACTTTCCGGTGGAAAGAATGTGATGGTAGTAGCTCATGCAAATTCATTGAGGTCCATCCTAATGTATCTTGATAAATTGACTGCTGAGGAG GTCATCCACTTAGAACTCTCAACTGGAGTACCAATGCTTTACATATACAAAGGGAATCAGTTCATCAGGAGGGGAAGTCCCTTGGGATCTATGGAGGCCGGAGTTTATGCTTATACAGAG AGCTTGGCCTTGTACAAGCAAAATCTGCTAGATGAAGTGTCTTTGTAA
- the LOC138869317 gene encoding uncharacterized protein: protein MPAPVHPTSQPDAPGQEMRDTIKLLTRLVVAQARRQKVGIGHANRPVSVRVRDFINLDPLVFTGADPNEDPQVFIDRMQRTLRVIKATMTKLVELASYRLRDVAVNWHESWELSRGEDAPPAVWQEFTEAFLHHYLPPELRRARVDWFLTLRQGNMSVREYSLQFHSLARYATTIVSKMEDRVHQFVMRLELHLLNDCMSVSLQLNMDISRIQAYAQGVEERKQKQRADREHDRAQNKRARSSGPSIEF, encoded by the coding sequence ATGCCTGCCCCTGTACATCCAACTTCTCAGCCAGATgcaccgggtcaggagatgagagatacTATTAAGCTATTAACTCGATTAGTAGTCGCACAGGCTCGACGTCAgaaagtaggtattggtcatgcaaatAGGCCCGTCAGTGTgagggttcgtgacttcattaatttagaccctctggTATTTACTGGGGCAGATCCaaatgaggaccctcaggtatttattgataggaTGCAGAGGACATTAAGGGTAATAAAGGCCACTATGACTAAGTTAGTTGAGTTAGCTTcgtatagactccgagatgttgcagttaattggcacgagtcttgggaattgtctagaggtgaggatgcccctccagcagtatggcaggagtttaccgaagcttttcttcatcattatctgccaccagagcttagacgaGCCAGAGTTGAttggttcttgacccttcgacaaggtaacatgagtgttcgggagtacagtcttcagtttcattcattggctaggtatgctaccactattgtatctaagatggaggatcgtgTTCACCAGTTCGTGATGAGATTAGAGCtgcacttgcttaacgattgtatgtcggtctcacttcagctgaacatggatatttctcgtattcaggcatatgctcagggtgtagaggagcgtaagcaGAAACAGAGGgctgatcgtgagcatgatagggcccagaataagagagcaaGGTCTTCAGGTCCTTCTATTGAGTTTTGA